One window of the Chryseobacterium sp. CY350 genome contains the following:
- the panB gene encoding 3-methyl-2-oxobutanoate hydroxymethyltransferase produces MSVHSEIKRVTTETLRKMKFDKEKITMLTAYDFTTAKMVDAGGIDAVLIGDSAANVMAGFETTLPITLDQMIYHTQSVVRGIDRALVIADLPFGTYQSNSDIALQSAVRMMKEGGAHAVKIEGGKEISKSIKKIINAGIPVMGHLGLTPQSIYQFGTYKVRAKDEAEADKLISDAQLLEELGCFGVVLEKIPADLAKKVSESINIPTIGIGAGPDCDGQVLVYHDMVGMNKGFSPKFLRRYLDLYTEITGAVAQYVKDVKSADFPNQNESY; encoded by the coding sequence ATGTCTGTTCATTCTGAAATAAAAAGAGTTACTACGGAAACTTTACGGAAAATGAAATTCGATAAGGAGAAAATAACCATGCTTACGGCGTATGATTTTACGACCGCAAAAATGGTGGATGCAGGCGGAATTGATGCTGTCCTGATCGGAGATTCTGCTGCGAATGTAATGGCGGGTTTCGAAACTACTTTGCCGATCACACTAGACCAGATGATTTATCATACCCAAAGTGTGGTGAGAGGAATAGACAGAGCTTTAGTGATCGCTGATCTGCCTTTCGGAACTTATCAAAGTAATTCTGATATAGCATTGCAATCTGCTGTGAGAATGATGAAAGAGGGTGGAGCTCATGCTGTAAAGATCGAAGGAGGAAAGGAAATTTCAAAATCCATCAAAAAAATCATCAATGCCGGAATTCCGGTGATGGGACATTTAGGATTGACGCCTCAATCTATTTATCAGTTTGGGACGTATAAAGTAAGAGCTAAAGATGAGGCAGAAGCAGATAAACTGATCAGTGATGCTCAGCTTTTGGAAGAATTGGGCTGTTTTGGGGTTGTTTTGGAGAAAATTCCGGCAGATTTGGCCAAAAAAGTTTCAGAAAGTATCAATATCCCGACAATCGGAATAGGCGCAGGGCCAGATTGCGACGGTCAGGTTCTTGTTTATCATGATATGGTAGGAATGAATAAAGGTTTTTCGCCGAAATTTTTAAGAAGATACCTCGATCTTTATACAGAGATAACGGGAGCAGTAGCACAATACGTAAAGGATGTGAAAAGTGCTGATTTCCCTAACCAAAATGAAAGTTACTAA
- a CDS encoding Crp/Fnr family transcriptional regulator, with the protein MSQEQQIAIEERFARVFNDKSFKERLSNTDFERYMNAKKKMSFQKHDIIFDDGEIPKGVYVIEKGAAKLSKSGSFGKDQILRFIKEGDIIGYRALLCGENFQAKAEAMTDIECTFLPADIFMDLLEVDPQLSFIMLQKISYELGESSNTITFLAQKTVRERLAEILILLEQKLGTDPEGFIKISLTREEIANIIGTATESAIRLISEFKGDSLIEVDGRNIKILNHDKLMKLGHVVL; encoded by the coding sequence ATGTCGCAGGAACAACAGATTGCTATTGAAGAAAGATTTGCAAGGGTTTTTAATGATAAATCCTTCAAAGAGAGGCTTTCCAATACTGATTTTGAAAGGTACATGAATGCCAAAAAGAAAATGAGTTTTCAGAAACATGATATCATTTTCGATGATGGTGAAATTCCTAAAGGAGTTTACGTTATAGAAAAGGGTGCGGCAAAATTGTCGAAATCCGGCTCTTTTGGTAAAGATCAAATTCTAAGATTCATCAAAGAGGGCGATATCATCGGTTATCGTGCTTTACTTTGTGGTGAAAATTTTCAGGCAAAAGCTGAGGCAATGACTGATATAGAATGCACTTTTCTTCCGGCAGATATTTTTATGGATCTTCTTGAAGTTGATCCTCAGTTATCATTTATCATGCTTCAGAAAATCTCTTATGAATTAGGAGAATCTTCCAATACGATCACTTTCCTGGCTCAGAAAACTGTGAGAGAAAGATTGGCTGAGATCCTTATTCTGCTGGAACAAAAATTGGGTACTGATCCTGAAGGTTTCATCAAAATATCGTTAACAAGGGAGGAAATCGCCAATATTATAGGTACAGCGACAGAAAGTGCCATCAGATTAATTTCTGAATTTAAAGGTGACAGCCTCATCGAAGTGGATGGTCGAAACATTAAGATTCTGAATCACGATAAACTCATGAAACTCGGTCACGTAGTTTTATAA